The following are from one region of the Poecilia reticulata strain Guanapo linkage group LG7, Guppy_female_1.0+MT, whole genome shotgun sequence genome:
- the slc12a5b gene encoding solute carrier family 12 member 5b isoform X2, translating into MENNMTDCEEGEGGPISQGDGHPKESSPFINSSAASDMEKSQQYDGKSMALFEEEIDTSPMVSSLLSSLANYSNLPTGSKEHEEAENNEEGARPSKKPAKAPQLGTLMGVYLPCIQNIFGVILFLRMTWMVGIGGVFGSFIIVFMCCSTTMLTAISMSAIATNGVVPAGGSYYMISRSLGPEFGGAVGICFYLGTTFAGAMYILGCIEILLIYIVPQAAIFKIEGLEGPEAEIALLNNMRVYGTIVLSFMAIVVFVGVKYVNKLALVFLACVILSILAVYAGIIKTALEPPVFPVCLLGNRTLLSKSYDVCAKVIEIDNETITTKMWRSFCDSDSLNATCDEYFINNNVTEMQGIPGVTSGILAENLFGNYLEKGMFLEKRGISSNVDPEIPTTNANRYVLADITSFFTLLVGIYFPSVTGIMAGSNRSGDLRDAQKSIPIGTIAAITTTSTVYMSCVILFGACIEGVVLRDKFGEGVNGNLVIGTLAWPSPWVIVFGSFFSTCGAGLQSLTGAPRLLQAISRDGIIPFLRVFGHGKANGEPTWALLLTASICEIGIIIASLDSVAPILSMFFLMCYMFVNLACALQTLLRTPNWRPRFKFYHWALSFLGMSLCLSLMFICSWYYAIVAMGIATCIYKYIEFCGAEKEWGDGIRGISLSAARFALMRLEEGPPHTKNWRPQILVLVSMDAEQNVEQPRLLSLTNQLKAGKGLTIVGTAVQGTFLDSYSEAQRADQSLRKLMETERVKGFSQVVVSSNMRDGTSHLIQVGGLGGLKHNTVMVSWPQNWKQPECYQQFRNFIETVRETTIASLALLVPKNISSYPSNGERFTEGHIDVWWIVHDGGMLMLLPFLLRQHKVWRKCKMRIFTVAQMDDNSIQMKKDLITFLYHLRIDAAVEVVEMLDSDISAYTYEKTLVMEQRSQILKQMHLTKNEMEREIQSITDFSRGSIRRKNPPTLQPQHSTEEGTSLAEKPEDKSEAVSHPKQVRLIQSKNAATPTSPTSPISPAATPTGGAVTWRDSKGPDKGMTDSAATPGGKDPLNMKPNQTDVRRMHTAMRLNEVITKKSKEAKLVLLNMPGPPKNRVGDENYMEFLEVLTEGLNRVLLVRGGGREVITIYS; encoded by the exons GCGATGGACACCCGAAAGAGAGCAGTCCTTTCATCAACAGCAGCGCAGCCTCTGATATGGAAAAGAGCCAGCAATATGACGGCAAGAGCATGGCCCTGTTTGAG GAGGAGATTGATACCAGTCCCATGGTCTCCTCTCTGCTCAGCTCTCTGGCCAACTACTCCAACCTGCCAACTGGCAGCAAGGAGCACGAAGAGGCTGAGAATAACGAGGAGGGGGCCCGGCCGTCTAAAAAACCTGCAAAG GCCCCCCAGCTCGGCACTCTGATGGGAGTCTACTTGCCGTGCATCCAGAATATTTTTGGAGTGATCCTCTTCCTGCGGATGACATGGATGGTTGGGATTGGCGGAGTCTTCGGCTCGTTCATAATTGTCTTCATGTGTTGCTCTACG ACCATGCTCACAGCCATCTCTATGAGTGCCATAGCAACAAATGGAGTCGTACCAG CCGGTGGGTCGTATTACATGATCTCTCGCTCCCTGGGGCCAGAGTTCGGTGGAGCTGTGGGGATTTGTTTCTACCTGGGAACCACCTTTGCTGGGGCCATGTATATACTGGGTTGTATTGAAATTCTGCTG ATTTATATTGTTCCACAGGCAGCCATCTTTAAGATTGAGGGCCTGGAGGGTCCCGAGGCAGAGATTGCTCTCCTCAATAACATGCGGGTATATGGCACCATCGTGCTCAGTTTCATGGCCATAGTTGTGTTTGTTGGGGTCAAATATGTCAATAAGTTGGCGTTAGTCTTCCTGGCCTGCGTTATCCTATCTATTCTGGCCGTTTACGCTGGAATCATCAAGACTGCCCTTGAGCCTCCTGTCTTTCC TGTTTGTCTCCTTGGAAATCGTACACTTCTCTCTAAATCATACGACGTTTGTGCAAAGGTCATTGAAATAGACAATGAGACGATCACCACTAAAATGTGGAGGTCATTCTGTGATTCTGATTCCCTCAATGCTACATGTGATGAATATTTCATCAACAACAACGTTACAGAGATGCAAGGCATTCCTGGAGTCACTAGTGGGATCCTTGCAG AGAACCTATTTGGAAACTATCTAGAGAAGGGTATGTTCTTGGAGAAGCGTGGAATCTCATCCAATGTGGATCCTGAAATTCCGACCACCAACGCCAATCGCTACGTCCTGGCTGACATCACCAGCTTCTTCACCCTACTGGTGGGGATTTATTTCCCTTCTGTTACAG GGATCATGGCAGGCTCAAATCGCTCTGGTGATCTGCGCGATGCCCAGAAGTCTATCCCGATTGGTACCATCGCAGCCATCACCACCACTTCCACTGTGT ATATGTCTTGTGTAATTCTGTTTGGTGCTTGCATAGAAGGAGTTGTACTGAGAGACAA GTTTGGTGAGGGGGTTAACGGTAACCTGGTGATCGGCACCCTGGCATGGCCTTCTCCCTGGGTCATCGTGTTTGGCTCTTTCTTCTCCACCTGTGGTGCAGGACTTCAGAGTCTGACTGGAGCTCCACGTCTTCTGCAAGCCATCTCAAGAGACGGCATCATCCCATTTCTCAGA gTTTTTGGACATGGTAAAGCCAATGGGGAGCCAACCTGGGCACTGTTACTAACAGCTAGCATCTGTGAGATCGGTATTATCATTGCCTCCCTGGATTCAGTTGCTCCCATCCTGTCTAT gtttttcttgATGTGCTATATGTTTGTCAATCTTGCCTGTGCCCTGCAGACCCTGCTGAGGACACCAAACTGGAGGCCACGATTTAAATTCTACCACTG GGCTTTGTCTTTCCTGGGTATGAGTCTGTGTCTGTCACTCATGTTCATCTGCTCCTGGTATTATGCCATAGTCGCCATGGGTATTGCCACCTGCATCTACAAGTATATTGAGTTCTGTGG AGCTGAGAAGGAGTGGGGCGATGGCATTCGAGGAATTTCACTCAGTGCTGCACGATTTGCTCTGATGAGGCTGGAGGAGGGGCCGCCACACACCAAAAACTGGAG GCCTCAGATCCTGGTGCTGGTGAGCATGGATGCTGAGCAGAATGTGGAGCAGCCCCGCCTGCTCTCTCTGACCAATCAGCTCAAAGCAGGCAAAGGCCTGACCATTGTAGGTACTGCTGTTCAAGGAACTTTTCTCGACAGCTATAGTGAAGCCCAGAGGGCAGATCAG TCTTTGCGCAAGCTGATGGAGACAGAGAGGGTGAAAGGTTTCTCTCAGGTGGTCGTCTCCTCCAACATGAGAGATGGGACATCACACCTGATCCAGGTTGGAGGACTTGGGGGTTTGAAGCACAATACTGTGATGGTGAGCTGGCCTCAGAACTGGAAGCAGCCCGAGTGCTACCAGCAGTTCAGGAACTTCATTG agactgTTAGAGAGACAACCATAGCTAGTTTGGCTTTGCTGGTTCCTAAGAATATCTCCAGCTATCCGTCCAATGGAGAGCGCTTCACTGAAGGCCACATAGACGTGTGGTGGATCGTCCATGATGGAGGCATGCTGATGCTTCTGCCCTTCCTGCTCCGCCAACATAAG GTGTGGAGGAAGTGCAAAATGCGCATTTTCACTGTGGCACAAATGGATGACAACAGCATCCAGATGAAGAAAGACCTCATCACTTTCCTCTATCACCTTCGCATTGATGCTGCTGTGGAAGTAGTGGAGATG CTTGACAGTGACATCTCAGCTTACACCTACGAGAAGACACTGGTAATGGAGCAAAGATCGCAGATCCTCAAACAGATGCATCTGACAAAGAACGAGATGGAGAGAGAG ATTCAAAGTATTACTGATTTTTCCCGTGGATCCATCCGTCGTAAAAACCCGCCAACCTTGCAGCCCCAGCACAGCACCGAGGAGGGAACCAGCCTGGCAGAAAAACCAGAAGATAAG TCTGAGGCTGTCTCCCACCCAAAACAGGTCCGCCTGATCCAAAGTAAGAACGCAGCCACACCCACCAGCCCAACAAGCCCCATTTCACCTGCTGCCACGCCTACAGGGGGCGCTGTCACCTGGAGAGACAGCAAGGGCCCAGATAAAGGGATGACGGACTCAGCAGCGACACCAGGGGGCAAAGACCCCCTTAACATGAAACC GAACCAGACGGATGTGAGGCGCATGCACACAGCAATGCGACTCAATGAGGTCATCACAAAGAAGTCCAAGGAGGCAAAATTAGTCCTGCTCAACATGCCGGGACCACCAAAGAACCGAGTGGGCGACGAAAACT ATATGGAGTTTCTTGAGGTTCTCACTGAAGGTCTCAACAGGGTTCTCCTAGTGCGAGGAGGCGGGCGAGAAGTCATCACCATCTACTCCTGA
- the slc12a5b gene encoding solute carrier family 12 member 5b isoform X1 produces the protein MENNMTDCEEGEGGPISQGDGHPKESSPFINSSAASDMEKSQQYDGKSMALFEEEIDTSPMVSSLLSSLANYSNLPTGSKEHEEAENNEEGARPSKKPAKAPQLGTLMGVYLPCIQNIFGVILFLRMTWMVGIGGVFGSFIIVFMCCSTTMLTAISMSAIATNGVVPAGGSYYMISRSLGPEFGGAVGICFYLGTTFAGAMYILGCIEILLIYIVPQAAIFKIEGLEGPEAEIALLNNMRVYGTIVLSFMAIVVFVGVKYVNKLALVFLACVILSILAVYAGIIKTALEPPVFPVCLLGNRTLLSKSYDVCAKVIEIDNETITTKMWRSFCDSDSLNATCDEYFINNNVTEMQGIPGVTSGILAENLFGNYLEKGMFLEKRGISSNVDPEIPTTNANRYVLADITSFFTLLVGIYFPSVTGIMAGSNRSGDLRDAQKSIPIGTIAAITTTSTVYMSCVILFGACIEGVVLRDKFGEGVNGNLVIGTLAWPSPWVIVFGSFFSTCGAGLQSLTGAPRLLQAISRDGIIPFLRVFGHGKANGEPTWALLLTASICEIGIIIASLDSVAPILSMFFLMCYMFVNLACALQTLLRTPNWRPRFKFYHWALSFLGMSLCLSLMFICSWYYAIVAMGIATCIYKYIEFCGAEKEWGDGIRGISLSAARFALMRLEEGPPHTKNWRPQILVLVSMDAEQNVEQPRLLSLTNQLKAGKGLTIVGTAVQGTFLDSYSEAQRADQSLRKLMETERVKGFSQVVVSSNMRDGTSHLIQVGGLGGLKHNTVMVSWPQNWKQPECYQQFRNFIETVRETTIASLALLVPKNISSYPSNGERFTEGHIDVWWIVHDGGMLMLLPFLLRQHKVWRKCKMRIFTVAQMDDNSIQMKKDLITFLYHLRIDAAVEVVEMLDSDISAYTYEKTLVMEQRSQILKQMHLTKNEMEREIQSITDFSRGSIRRKNPPTLQPQHSTEEGTSLAEKPEDKSEAVSHPKQVRLIQSKNAATPTSPTSPISPAATPTGGAVTWRDSKGPDKGMTDSAATPGGKDPLNMKPEWESLNQTDVRRMHTAMRLNEVITKKSKEAKLVLLNMPGPPKNRVGDENYMEFLEVLTEGLNRVLLVRGGGREVITIYS, from the exons GCGATGGACACCCGAAAGAGAGCAGTCCTTTCATCAACAGCAGCGCAGCCTCTGATATGGAAAAGAGCCAGCAATATGACGGCAAGAGCATGGCCCTGTTTGAG GAGGAGATTGATACCAGTCCCATGGTCTCCTCTCTGCTCAGCTCTCTGGCCAACTACTCCAACCTGCCAACTGGCAGCAAGGAGCACGAAGAGGCTGAGAATAACGAGGAGGGGGCCCGGCCGTCTAAAAAACCTGCAAAG GCCCCCCAGCTCGGCACTCTGATGGGAGTCTACTTGCCGTGCATCCAGAATATTTTTGGAGTGATCCTCTTCCTGCGGATGACATGGATGGTTGGGATTGGCGGAGTCTTCGGCTCGTTCATAATTGTCTTCATGTGTTGCTCTACG ACCATGCTCACAGCCATCTCTATGAGTGCCATAGCAACAAATGGAGTCGTACCAG CCGGTGGGTCGTATTACATGATCTCTCGCTCCCTGGGGCCAGAGTTCGGTGGAGCTGTGGGGATTTGTTTCTACCTGGGAACCACCTTTGCTGGGGCCATGTATATACTGGGTTGTATTGAAATTCTGCTG ATTTATATTGTTCCACAGGCAGCCATCTTTAAGATTGAGGGCCTGGAGGGTCCCGAGGCAGAGATTGCTCTCCTCAATAACATGCGGGTATATGGCACCATCGTGCTCAGTTTCATGGCCATAGTTGTGTTTGTTGGGGTCAAATATGTCAATAAGTTGGCGTTAGTCTTCCTGGCCTGCGTTATCCTATCTATTCTGGCCGTTTACGCTGGAATCATCAAGACTGCCCTTGAGCCTCCTGTCTTTCC TGTTTGTCTCCTTGGAAATCGTACACTTCTCTCTAAATCATACGACGTTTGTGCAAAGGTCATTGAAATAGACAATGAGACGATCACCACTAAAATGTGGAGGTCATTCTGTGATTCTGATTCCCTCAATGCTACATGTGATGAATATTTCATCAACAACAACGTTACAGAGATGCAAGGCATTCCTGGAGTCACTAGTGGGATCCTTGCAG AGAACCTATTTGGAAACTATCTAGAGAAGGGTATGTTCTTGGAGAAGCGTGGAATCTCATCCAATGTGGATCCTGAAATTCCGACCACCAACGCCAATCGCTACGTCCTGGCTGACATCACCAGCTTCTTCACCCTACTGGTGGGGATTTATTTCCCTTCTGTTACAG GGATCATGGCAGGCTCAAATCGCTCTGGTGATCTGCGCGATGCCCAGAAGTCTATCCCGATTGGTACCATCGCAGCCATCACCACCACTTCCACTGTGT ATATGTCTTGTGTAATTCTGTTTGGTGCTTGCATAGAAGGAGTTGTACTGAGAGACAA GTTTGGTGAGGGGGTTAACGGTAACCTGGTGATCGGCACCCTGGCATGGCCTTCTCCCTGGGTCATCGTGTTTGGCTCTTTCTTCTCCACCTGTGGTGCAGGACTTCAGAGTCTGACTGGAGCTCCACGTCTTCTGCAAGCCATCTCAAGAGACGGCATCATCCCATTTCTCAGA gTTTTTGGACATGGTAAAGCCAATGGGGAGCCAACCTGGGCACTGTTACTAACAGCTAGCATCTGTGAGATCGGTATTATCATTGCCTCCCTGGATTCAGTTGCTCCCATCCTGTCTAT gtttttcttgATGTGCTATATGTTTGTCAATCTTGCCTGTGCCCTGCAGACCCTGCTGAGGACACCAAACTGGAGGCCACGATTTAAATTCTACCACTG GGCTTTGTCTTTCCTGGGTATGAGTCTGTGTCTGTCACTCATGTTCATCTGCTCCTGGTATTATGCCATAGTCGCCATGGGTATTGCCACCTGCATCTACAAGTATATTGAGTTCTGTGG AGCTGAGAAGGAGTGGGGCGATGGCATTCGAGGAATTTCACTCAGTGCTGCACGATTTGCTCTGATGAGGCTGGAGGAGGGGCCGCCACACACCAAAAACTGGAG GCCTCAGATCCTGGTGCTGGTGAGCATGGATGCTGAGCAGAATGTGGAGCAGCCCCGCCTGCTCTCTCTGACCAATCAGCTCAAAGCAGGCAAAGGCCTGACCATTGTAGGTACTGCTGTTCAAGGAACTTTTCTCGACAGCTATAGTGAAGCCCAGAGGGCAGATCAG TCTTTGCGCAAGCTGATGGAGACAGAGAGGGTGAAAGGTTTCTCTCAGGTGGTCGTCTCCTCCAACATGAGAGATGGGACATCACACCTGATCCAGGTTGGAGGACTTGGGGGTTTGAAGCACAATACTGTGATGGTGAGCTGGCCTCAGAACTGGAAGCAGCCCGAGTGCTACCAGCAGTTCAGGAACTTCATTG agactgTTAGAGAGACAACCATAGCTAGTTTGGCTTTGCTGGTTCCTAAGAATATCTCCAGCTATCCGTCCAATGGAGAGCGCTTCACTGAAGGCCACATAGACGTGTGGTGGATCGTCCATGATGGAGGCATGCTGATGCTTCTGCCCTTCCTGCTCCGCCAACATAAG GTGTGGAGGAAGTGCAAAATGCGCATTTTCACTGTGGCACAAATGGATGACAACAGCATCCAGATGAAGAAAGACCTCATCACTTTCCTCTATCACCTTCGCATTGATGCTGCTGTGGAAGTAGTGGAGATG CTTGACAGTGACATCTCAGCTTACACCTACGAGAAGACACTGGTAATGGAGCAAAGATCGCAGATCCTCAAACAGATGCATCTGACAAAGAACGAGATGGAGAGAGAG ATTCAAAGTATTACTGATTTTTCCCGTGGATCCATCCGTCGTAAAAACCCGCCAACCTTGCAGCCCCAGCACAGCACCGAGGAGGGAACCAGCCTGGCAGAAAAACCAGAAGATAAG TCTGAGGCTGTCTCCCACCCAAAACAGGTCCGCCTGATCCAAAGTAAGAACGCAGCCACACCCACCAGCCCAACAAGCCCCATTTCACCTGCTGCCACGCCTACAGGGGGCGCTGTCACCTGGAGAGACAGCAAGGGCCCAGATAAAGGGATGACGGACTCAGCAGCGACACCAGGGGGCAAAGACCCCCTTAACATGAAACC GGAATGGGAGAGCTT GAACCAGACGGATGTGAGGCGCATGCACACAGCAATGCGACTCAATGAGGTCATCACAAAGAAGTCCAAGGAGGCAAAATTAGTCCTGCTCAACATGCCGGGACCACCAAAGAACCGAGTGGGCGACGAAAACT ATATGGAGTTTCTTGAGGTTCTCACTGAAGGTCTCAACAGGGTTCTCCTAGTGCGAGGAGGCGGGCGAGAAGTCATCACCATCTACTCCTGA